One window of Salegentibacter sp. Hel_I_6 genomic DNA carries:
- the kdsB gene encoding 3-deoxy-manno-octulosonate cytidylyltransferase, producing the protein MDKPLKIIAMIPARYEATRFPGKLLKDLNGKTVITRTYEAAKSTDLFDEVYVVTDSDKIYAEINKNGGNAIKSKKEHECGSDRIAEAVQDMDVDIVVNVQGDEPFIDKDSLAKLLLVFREDDASAIDLASLKTALSESDDITNANNVKVITNKNDFAMYFSRFPIPYPRNTDAAVTYFKHIGIYAFRKQAIIDFYNLPMLSLESAEKIEAIRFLEYGKNIKMVETQMQTIGIDTEEDLEKARKIFKD; encoded by the coding sequence ATGGATAAACCCCTTAAAATAATTGCTATGATTCCCGCCCGTTACGAGGCGACCAGATTTCCAGGAAAACTTTTAAAAGATCTAAATGGAAAAACAGTAATCACCAGAACCTACGAAGCTGCAAAAAGCACAGATTTATTTGATGAGGTATATGTGGTAACCGATAGTGATAAAATTTATGCTGAAATAAATAAAAACGGCGGCAATGCAATAAAAAGCAAGAAAGAACATGAATGCGGAAGCGACCGTATTGCTGAAGCGGTGCAGGATATGGATGTAGATATCGTTGTAAATGTACAGGGAGATGAACCATTTATAGATAAGGACAGTTTGGCTAAATTGCTACTTGTTTTTCGGGAAGATGATGCTTCTGCTATAGACCTTGCTTCTTTAAAAACTGCACTTTCTGAAAGTGATGATATTACTAATGCAAACAATGTAAAGGTAATTACCAATAAGAATGATTTCGCAATGTATTTTTCAAGATTTCCAATCCCTTACCCAAGAAATACTGATGCTGCCGTGACTTATTTTAAACATATAGGGATCTATGCCTTTAGAAAACAAGCGATTATAGATTTCTATAATTTACCCATGTTATCTTTAGAATCTGCCGAAAAGATTGAAGCTATTAGATTCCTGGAATATGGAAAAAATATTAAAATGGTAGAAACACAAATGCAGACCATTGGGATTGACACCGAGGAAGATCTTGAAAAAGCCAGAAAAATATTTAAAGATTAG